In Parasegetibacter sp. NRK P23, the genomic stretch CGAAAAATCCCGGCACTTCAATGCTTTTACCGCAGTTTTTAAGGAAGAGGCCCTGCAGCGTGCCGTTATGCTGGACGCACAACGTGCGCAGGGAAAGCCTATGGGCAAACTTCATGGTGTGGTAATCGGCATTAAGGATGTGATCTGTTACCTGGGACATGAAGTCTCGGCGGCTTCAAACATACTCAGAGGCTACGAGGCCATCTACAACGCCACCGCCATCGCCCGTTTACTCGAAGAAGGCGCTATCATTATCGGAAACCTAAACTGCGATGAATTCGCGATGGGCTCTACCAACGAGAACTCGGCCTACGGTCCGGTACTGAATGCACTGGATGAAACCAGGGTTCCGGGCGGTTCTTCAGGCGGGTCCGCGGTAGCCGTTCAGTCCGGCGCCTGCATGCTTTCCCTCGGAAGCGATACCGGCGGCTCCGTTCGTCAACCTGCGGATTTTTGTGGTATCATCGGCTTAAAGCCTGGTTATGGCAGGATATCCCGATACGGGCTTATCGCCTACGCCTCATCTTTTGACCAGATCGGTATCTTCGGCACCAATACGGAAGATGTTGCCCTGGCGCTGGAAGTAATGGCCGGTCCCGATGATTTTGATTCTACCGTTTCCTCCCAACCAGTGCCCGCTTACAGCAAGGAACTGGACCAGCCTTCCAAACAGAAATTCGCTTACCTGCCCGCCACACTCGATCATCCCGGGCTTGATCCGGAGATCAGGACGGCCATCCTGCAGCTGATCGATGACCTAAAAGGGGAAGGAAATACGGTAGAACCCGTTGATTTTGAATATCTTGACTATATCGTTCCCGCCTATTACGTATTGACTACAGCGGAAGCTTCTTCCAACCTCTCCCGTTACGATGGGGTAAGATTTGGACACCGGACCAAAACGGAAGAAGATTTGTTAAACTTTTACAAAAAGAGCCGCTCCGAAGGATTCGGAAAAGAAGTTAAAAAAAGAATTCTCTTGGGCACTTTCGTGCTCAGCGCCGGTTATTACGACGCTTATTTTACTAAGGCACAGCAGGTTAGAAGAATACTGGCCGATACTACAAAGGCCATCTTCTCACAGTATGATGCCATCCTTCTCCCCACAGTTCCCACCCCCGCATTCAAAATTGGCGAGAAAATTGCTGATCCCATCGCGATGTACATCGCCGACATTTACACCGTTTATGCCAACCTGGTAGGTGTGCCGGCGATCTCGGTTCCGCTCTTCAGGCACTCGAATGGAATGCCCTTCGGGTTGCAGATTATGACAAACCAAAATGAAGAGTTATCTTTGCTGCGCATTTCGCACCAACTGATGGAACGTATCAACCAGTAACAATATCCAATTGTGAGAAATCCGGACCCTGGATCAGAAGATTAGAAATTAAGACGATTTCAAGATTGGATGTATTCATTTGACGGTTTTGTGAACCCAAATTATTGTGATGAAAATGAAACGTTTACTGTTGTGCCTCATCCATTTGATGGGTGTAACGCTCTTACACGCCACCGACCTGGAAGGTCAGCAACAAGGCCCGTTGGCCGCAGTAGCTACCACTACACTCAACGACACTACCGCCGATAAGGAAGATGTTGTTGCAAACGCCACCGCAAAAGCCGGTTCGGCAAAATCAAAAGCAGGTTTTAAAGACCTCTTCGTTTCTCACGATCTTTCCGATCAAAATTATCTCCAGGCAGAACTCAATCCCCTGGCGATCAGTTTCGTGGAAGACTACATGGAAAAACATTCCAACGACCTCAACAAAATGAAGGGATGGGGTAAACCCTACTTCGACATGATCGATGAGATCTTCGCCCGGTACGATATTCCCCACGAAATGAAGTACCTCGCCGTGATTGAATCCAATCTTCGTGCCTCCACTGTTTCATGGGCAGGTGCCGTGGGTCCCTGGCAATTCATTCCCTCCACCGCAAGACTGATGGGATTGAAAGTGAATGGCAAGGTTGATGAACGGACCAATTATGTGAAAAGCACGCACGCAGCCGCTAAGTACATCAAGAAACTGTACAATGAACTTGGCGACTGGCTCCTGGTAGTAGCCGCCTACAACAGCGGACCTTCCCGCGTAACCAGCGCTATCCGGCGCAGCGGCTCAGAAAATTTCTGGAAACTCCAGTACCACCTTCCGCTGGAATCACGCAACCATGTGAAAAAATTCATCGCCACCCATTATATCATGGAAGGAAAGGGCGGCGTAACCACACTCACTAAAAAAGAAACGGAAGAACTGGAAAAAGCAGGTGAACTGAAAGGCAAACTCGCCGCCAAGGTGGACAATACACGGGTACAACAGGTATCCGGTAAATACAATTCCTCGGTCGTGGCGAAAGTGCTGGAAATGGAACTCTCCGCTTTCAATGAGTTGAATCCTGGTTTCGATAAATTCATCGCTGAAGGCAAGGCCTACATGATGAACCTGCCGGAAGATAAAATGGATAAATTTAACGCGCACAAGTACCAGATACTGAGTGAATCTGTGGAGATGATGATGCAGCGGGTTTCGGTGAAATAAAAGTTTCACGCAACGGCGCTACGGCGCAACGTTGGGAACCTTTAATATTAGAAAAGTACGCTCAATTAAAAATTCAGACGCAAACCAACAACATTTTATGCGTTGCGTCGTAGCGCCGTTGCGAGAAATAAAATCAGCAGGAAGCAATTGCGTGAAACCTCAAAAAGCCCCGCTTAACGCTTTAAGAATGCCTTCTGCCTTCAGAAGGCATTCTTCATATTCCTCCTCCGCAGTGGCATAGCCGGTTATACCTGATCCCACATGGTACGATAAATAATTTTCGGCAGCATTGTACACCAGGCTGCGGATCACCACATTAAAATCGAAATCGTTTTCCGGAGTAACATACCCGATAGAGCCCGCGTATATCCCTCTTGCGGTGGTTTCATGTTCAAGAGTAAGTTCCAGTACTCTTTTCTTGGGCGCGCCTGTCATGGAGCCCATGGGAAAAGTATAGCGGATGGTATCGGTCCAAGGCGTTCCTTCGGGTAAGTTGCCCGTTATAGTAGAGATCATCTGGTGTACTTGCGGGAAACTATATACCCCGCACAACTCTTCCACTTTTACAGAACCTTCCGCCGCCACACGGGAGAGATCGTTCCTTACCAGGTCCACGATCATTATGTTCTCGGCGCGTTCCTTGGCACTCTCCCGGAGCAGGCGCATGTTGTTGCGGTCGTTTTCCGGATGGGCATGGTCGCGTTCCCAGGTGCCTTTCATGGGCTGGCTTAGTAAGGTATTGCCCGTTTTCTTCAGGTAACGCTCCGGACTGGCACTTACTACATACTGATCCCCATTTTTGTAAAAACCTCCGAAAGGCGCGGGGGAAGCCTGCGAAAGCAGTTGGTACGCTTTTAAAGGGTTGAAGGCATGGGGTTTGGTGAAGAACTCCTGGCAGAAATTGATCTCGTAACAATCACCGCGCAGGATATGCGCCTGGAGGTTCTTTACTTTAACGATATATTCCGTGCGCGGAATCCGCGGGATGAAAGGGGCGACTGAAATTTCACCTTCCACATGAGTTGGGGAGGAGAGAATTGCCTGAAAGATATTTTCCGGCCGATCATCCACGGTTCCTATCCTCACGCTGTTGCCCGGCAGTATTTCCAGCAGATGCTCGGGCACAAAGAAAAACGCGTTCCCGAAACGCGTATGGCTTTCAGGATGCTGGTGAACGCCTTCCGTTTCTTCAGCCAAACCAAAACCGAGATGCCCGAAGGCCCAATCTTGTTGTGCTTCCTTCCAATGAAAAAGTTCAGCTAAGGTATTTCCGGTACCCGATGGCGTGAAATGACTGATTGCTCCGGCGGCCAGCAGGCTTTGGCGGGAACCGGAATAGGAATGACTGTCTAAAAAAGCAGAAATGTTGAACCGGGAAGCCCAGTTCAACATTTGCCAATGAAATTCCGCGGGGTGTTCCAGCGGAAATATTTCGTATGTTCTGATCACTTGTATGGGATGTGGACCTGACTAGAAATCGTCGTCATCATCATCGAAGCCGGAGTCGTTAAAGAGGTCCAATTCTTTAAAATCGTCATCGATTCCCAGGTCGTCATCTTCCTCTTTTCCTTTCTTAGCGCCGCCGGTTCCGGTTTTCTTGGCACCTTTGGATTTGGGAATATCGAACTCTTCAAAGTCGGGGTCCCAGCTATCGTCTTCTTCTGCCTTGTTCCAATCATCATCTTCTTCATCATCCAGGTCTTCATCGTCGTCATCATCGTCAGAAGATTTTTTCCCTGCTCCTTTCTTGGGTGCCTTCGTTTCTTCCAGTTCATCATCTTCCAGTTCGTCGTCATCATCATCTTCTTCCGCCTGTTTCTTAGGCTTGGTCGATTCTTTTCCTGCTTTTTTTGGGGCAGTTTTAGCTGCTGTTACCTTTTTTCCGATGTCAGATTTCGTTGCCATATTCCGAATGATTTCTGTGTAAAATTTCAATGACTTTTTTAAATCGCCAAATTTTTAAATCAAATTTTTGAGCGTTTTTTCCTCCTGTGAAAATCACTGTACAGAAATGATCTGATCGCGCCCGGGTCCATTTGAAATATACTGTACATCCACGCCCAGATAGCCGTTGATGAAAGATACATATTCTTTCATTTTCTGCGGAAGTACGGAGAAATCTTTTATTTCAGAAACGGGCGTGTTCCATCCCGGGAAGCTTTCCCAGTTGGGTTCAATTTTTACGCGTGTCATCTGGAAAGGCACCACTTCACTTTTCTCGCCGTTCACATTGTAGGATGTACAAACCTGGAGTTCTTCGAAAGTATCGAGCACATCGCTTTTGGTCATGATGATCTGCGTAACGCCATTGATCATGCAGGCGAATTTGAGGGCCACGAGGTCGATCCATCCGCAGCGGCGGGGTCTTCCTGTGGTAGCGCCGAATTCATTGCCGATCTTCCGGAGTTCCTCGCCGGTGGCATCATGCAGTTCGGTAGGGAAGGGGCCGCCGCCCACGCGTGTGCAGTAAGCTTTGGTTACGCCCAGTACTTCTTTGATCTTTTGCGGTGCCACACCAAGTCCGTTACAAACGCCGGCGGAGATGGTGTTGGAGGAAGTAACGAAGGGGAAGGTACCGAAATCGATGTCCAGCATGCTGCCCTGTGCGCCTTCCGCCAGTACTTTCTTTCCTTTGGAGATGGCATCGTTGATGAAGTATTCTCCGTTCACGATGTTCAGTTCGCGAAGCAGTTCCACCGCTTCGAAGAATTCTTCTTCCCAGGCGGAGATATCTTCCTGGAACCCGTAGCTGTCCAGCATTTTCTGGTGCTTCAGGCGCAGTTTGATGTATTGGGTGGTGAAGTTTTTATCGAGGAGATCACCTACGCGGAGTCCGTTCCTGCCGGTCTTATCCATGTAAGCGGGACCGATTCCTTTAAGGGTGGAACCGATCTTTCCTTCGCCTTTAGAAAGTTCGGAAGCCTTATCCAGCGCGCGGTGCGTGGGAAGGATAAGGTTGGTGCGCTGGCTGATGAAGAGGTTCTTCTTCACATCCACACCCATGTTTTTTACGATCTCACATTCTCTGCGGAGGGTAACGGGATCCAGCACCACGCCGTTGCCGATCAGGTTGGTGGTGTGCTCGTGGAACACCCCTGAAGGAATCTGGTGCAATACTACTTTGGAACCATTTACATATAAGGTGTGACCAGCGTTGGGGCCACCCTGGAAGCGCGCGATAATATCGTAACGGGGAGCAAAATAGTCTACTATTTTACCCTTTCCCTCATCGCCCCATTGAAGGCCTAAAATGACGTCTACCATGACGGTGAAAGTTGATTTTAAATTGAGCGGCAAAAATAGGCGAATGAAGCCAATGAGGAAAATATTTCGGAAAGGTTACCGCTTTATAAATACAAAGACCCAGGTGGTGCCCGGCCTATGGATATAGGCTTTGAACTTTCTACGGCTGAAAAACCTGATTTCTTCAAAAAATTCAGTCCTTACATCCTGCGCATTGAAATCGATCAGTGTAAGGTTAAGTGCGTACACATCACGGCTATCGCAGGAGCGGTTTCCCCAGTCGTCGTAGTAACAATCCTGCCCGATCTGGTTGCTGCGGATATCCCAGCTGCCGCGGTAGTAATCGCCGAAGCGGTTGGAATATTCCGCCGTTCCTCCTTCGGTGAAGGTGAACGTTCCTTCGGTAAAGGGAAAACTGGGTGTGCGGCCGAAACCGAATCTTCTTACATCTTGCAGTTCCCAGGTACCTTCCAGGCGTTCTTCGGTACGGTAAAAAACAGATTTGCTGCAGGCGCTGATGGAGAAAAGGGTGAAAACACCCAGGGCTAAGTAGAGTTGTCGCATATAATAAGATTTGTTTCAAGCTACATCACCTCTAATAACAGAAGCGTCAAGGCTTTGTG encodes the following:
- the gatA gene encoding Asp-tRNA(Asn)/Glu-tRNA(Gln) amidotransferase subunit GatA; this translates as MKEGTISCEAVVGFYLSQIEKSRHFNAFTAVFKEEALQRAVMLDAQRAQGKPMGKLHGVVIGIKDVICYLGHEVSAASNILRGYEAIYNATAIARLLEEGAIIIGNLNCDEFAMGSTNENSAYGPVLNALDETRVPGGSSGGSAVAVQSGACMLSLGSDTGGSVRQPADFCGIIGLKPGYGRISRYGLIAYASSFDQIGIFGTNTEDVALALEVMAGPDDFDSTVSSQPVPAYSKELDQPSKQKFAYLPATLDHPGLDPEIRTAILQLIDDLKGEGNTVEPVDFEYLDYIVPAYYVLTTAEASSNLSRYDGVRFGHRTKTEEDLLNFYKKSRSEGFGKEVKKRILLGTFVLSAGYYDAYFTKAQQVRRILADTTKAIFSQYDAILLPTVPTPAFKIGEKIADPIAMYIADIYTVYANLVGVPAISVPLFRHSNGMPFGLQIMTNQNEELSLLRISHQLMERINQ
- a CDS encoding lytic transglycosylase domain-containing protein, giving the protein MKRLLLCLIHLMGVTLLHATDLEGQQQGPLAAVATTTLNDTTADKEDVVANATAKAGSAKSKAGFKDLFVSHDLSDQNYLQAELNPLAISFVEDYMEKHSNDLNKMKGWGKPYFDMIDEIFARYDIPHEMKYLAVIESNLRASTVSWAGAVGPWQFIPSTARLMGLKVNGKVDERTNYVKSTHAAAKYIKKLYNELGDWLLVVAAYNSGPSRVTSAIRRSGSENFWKLQYHLPLESRNHVKKFIATHYIMEGKGGVTTLTKKETEELEKAGELKGKLAAKVDNTRVQQVSGKYNSSVVAKVLEMELSAFNELNPGFDKFIAEGKAYMMNLPEDKMDKFNAHKYQILSESVEMMMQRVSVK
- a CDS encoding anthranilate synthase component I family protein, yielding MIRTYEIFPLEHPAEFHWQMLNWASRFNISAFLDSHSYSGSRQSLLAAGAISHFTPSGTGNTLAELFHWKEAQQDWAFGHLGFGLAEETEGVHQHPESHTRFGNAFFFVPEHLLEILPGNSVRIGTVDDRPENIFQAILSSPTHVEGEISVAPFIPRIPRTEYIVKVKNLQAHILRGDCYEINFCQEFFTKPHAFNPLKAYQLLSQASPAPFGGFYKNGDQYVVSASPERYLKKTGNTLLSQPMKGTWERDHAHPENDRNNMRLLRESAKERAENIMIVDLVRNDLSRVAAEGSVKVEELCGVYSFPQVHQMISTITGNLPEGTPWTDTIRYTFPMGSMTGAPKKRVLELTLEHETTARGIYAGSIGYVTPENDFDFNVVIRSLVYNAAENYLSYHVGSGITGYATAEEEYEECLLKAEGILKALSGAF
- a CDS encoding adenylosuccinate synthase; this encodes MVDVILGLQWGDEGKGKIVDYFAPRYDIIARFQGGPNAGHTLYVNGSKVVLHQIPSGVFHEHTTNLIGNGVVLDPVTLRRECEIVKNMGVDVKKNLFISQRTNLILPTHRALDKASELSKGEGKIGSTLKGIGPAYMDKTGRNGLRVGDLLDKNFTTQYIKLRLKHQKMLDSYGFQEDISAWEEEFFEAVELLRELNIVNGEYFINDAISKGKKVLAEGAQGSMLDIDFGTFPFVTSSNTISAGVCNGLGVAPQKIKEVLGVTKAYCTRVGGGPFPTELHDATGEELRKIGNEFGATTGRPRRCGWIDLVALKFACMINGVTQIIMTKSDVLDTFEELQVCTSYNVNGEKSEVVPFQMTRVKIEPNWESFPGWNTPVSEIKDFSVLPQKMKEYVSFINGYLGVDVQYISNGPGRDQIISVQ